One Cupriavidus oxalaticus genomic region harbors:
- a CDS encoding NAD(P)/FAD-dependent oxidoreductase → MNTETTDVVIIGAGPAGSVAAGLLRKHGIPVLVIEKETFPRFSIGESLLPQSMAYIEEAGMLRAVVEAGFQYKNGAAFSRDGQHTAFDFRDKFSPGWGTTYQVQRARFDDVLIREAARQGAEVRFSHLVEDVDVSGAQPRVTVRAPDGSRYIVQAKFLLDASGFGRILPRLLKLETPSGFPVRSAIFTHVEDRIPTGTFDRNKILISVHPQHQDVWYWTIPFSDGRCSQGVVAEKAFLDRYTGTETERLQALVSEEPGLARLLADAQWDTPARQIAGYSANVKSLWGNGYALLGNAGEFLDPVFSSGVTIAFKSASLAAQCLVRQLGGGTVDWEKDFAQPLKAGVDCFRVYVEAWYEGRFQKLIFHPNATPEIRNMISAILAGYAWDRNNPFVAEPRRRLAVLEEFCRV, encoded by the coding sequence ATGAATACGGAAACCACAGATGTCGTCATCATCGGCGCCGGGCCGGCTGGCTCGGTCGCGGCCGGGCTGCTGCGCAAGCATGGCATTCCGGTGCTGGTGATCGAGAAAGAAACCTTTCCCCGCTTTTCGATCGGAGAAAGCCTGCTGCCGCAGAGCATGGCTTATATCGAGGAAGCCGGCATGCTGCGCGCCGTGGTGGAAGCCGGCTTCCAGTACAAGAACGGCGCGGCGTTCTCGCGCGACGGGCAGCACACCGCGTTCGATTTCCGCGACAAGTTCTCGCCGGGCTGGGGCACCACTTACCAAGTGCAGCGCGCGCGCTTTGACGATGTGCTGATCCGCGAAGCCGCGCGCCAGGGCGCCGAGGTGCGTTTCTCGCACCTGGTCGAGGATGTCGACGTCAGCGGCGCCCAGCCTCGCGTGACGGTGCGCGCGCCTGACGGCAGCCGGTACATCGTGCAGGCGAAATTCCTGCTCGACGCCTCTGGCTTCGGACGCATCCTGCCGCGCCTGCTCAAGCTGGAAACGCCTTCGGGATTCCCGGTGCGCAGCGCGATCTTCACGCACGTGGAAGACCGCATCCCGACCGGCACCTTCGACCGCAACAAGATCCTGATCAGCGTGCATCCGCAGCACCAGGACGTCTGGTACTGGACCATCCCGTTCTCGGATGGCCGTTGCTCGCAGGGCGTGGTGGCCGAGAAGGCGTTCCTGGACCGCTACACCGGCACCGAGACCGAGCGGCTGCAGGCGCTCGTCTCGGAAGAACCGGGCCTGGCCAGGCTGCTGGCGGACGCGCAGTGGGACACCCCGGCGCGGCAGATCGCCGGCTACTCGGCCAATGTGAAGTCGCTCTGGGGCAACGGCTATGCGCTGCTCGGCAATGCCGGCGAATTCCTCGACCCGGTCTTCTCCTCGGGCGTCACCATTGCGTTCAAGTCGGCCAGCCTGGCGGCGCAATGCCTGGTGCGCCAGCTCGGCGGTGGCACCGTCGACTGGGAAAAGGACTTTGCGCAGCCGCTCAAGGCCGGCGTCGACTGCTTCCGCGTCTATGTCGAGGCCTGGTACGAGGGCCGCTTCCAGAAGCTGATCTTCCATCCCAATGCCACGCCCGAGATCCGCAACATGATCTCGGCAATCCTGGCCGGCTACGCCTGGGACCGCAACAATCCCTTCGTCGCCGAGCCGCGCCGCCGCCTGGCGGTGCTGGAAGAATTCTGCCGCGTGTGA
- a CDS encoding DUF3261 domain-containing protein: MTRPALSALLLCAALAAGCAGPAAPGTSPRAAAAPGPALLRLPPASLQRELRLQQHITVEYAKHGRTERHELLALLEADAARTRLAAVAGGQVLARLDWDGSELKAVRSPWAPAELQPERILSDLQLSLWPAAAIREALPGGWSLDDTPALRRLRQDHETVAEVRFPDAATTVFTQYRDGYRLTIRTLPSASTQGGDA; the protein is encoded by the coding sequence ATGACCCGTCCCGCGCTCTCCGCCTTGCTGCTGTGCGCGGCGCTGGCGGCCGGCTGTGCCGGCCCCGCGGCGCCGGGGACGTCCCCGCGCGCCGCGGCTGCCCCCGGCCCGGCGCTGCTGCGCCTGCCGCCGGCATCATTGCAGCGCGAGCTCAGGCTGCAGCAGCACATCACGGTCGAATATGCAAAGCACGGCCGCACCGAGCGGCACGAATTACTGGCGCTGCTCGAAGCCGACGCCGCCCGCACGCGCCTGGCTGCGGTGGCTGGCGGGCAGGTGCTCGCGCGGCTGGACTGGGACGGCAGCGAGCTGAAGGCGGTACGCTCGCCCTGGGCCCCGGCGGAATTGCAGCCCGAGCGCATCCTGAGCGACCTGCAGCTGTCGCTGTGGCCCGCCGCAGCGATCCGTGAGGCGCTGCCGGGCGGATGGAGCCTCGACGACACGCCGGCGCTGCGCCGCCTGCGGCAGGACCACGAGACTGTCGCGGAGGTCCGCTTTCCCGACGCTGCCACGACCGTGTTCACGCAATACCGCGACGGCTACCGGCTGACCATCCGCACGCTGCCGTCGGCGTCCACCCAGGGTGGTGACGCATGA
- a CDS encoding 4'-phosphopantetheinyl transferase family protein, with protein MATWLRIGCVTELAVPAPGVQSWLSGGELARLASMPSARRSAQFVAGRRLARSLLADAFGGRWQDWTLSAGADEAPAVSGPTPASVSISHSGDHVACAVGTAPLGLDLEACRARKGLDALHEAITTAAERSAIASHLPASADAVQRFTHAWTLKEAGIKYHGGGLFASMLGHGLSLEAAADANSANACTWLLNGQVLALCGADMHALAAPALPAPRYWRLVRAAATMNA; from the coding sequence ATGGCAACCTGGCTGCGCATCGGGTGCGTGACGGAACTTGCCGTGCCGGCACCGGGCGTGCAGTCATGGTTGTCGGGCGGCGAACTGGCGCGGCTGGCGTCGATGCCATCGGCACGGCGCAGCGCGCAGTTTGTCGCCGGCCGCCGGCTGGCGCGCTCGCTGCTGGCCGATGCCTTTGGCGGCCGCTGGCAGGACTGGACGCTGTCGGCCGGCGCCGACGAAGCGCCGGCCGTATCCGGCCCCACGCCGGCCAGCGTGTCGATCTCGCACAGCGGCGACCATGTCGCCTGCGCGGTGGGCACCGCCCCGCTGGGGCTCGACCTGGAGGCATGCCGCGCGCGCAAGGGACTGGACGCGCTCCATGAAGCGATCACCACGGCGGCCGAGCGCTCCGCCATTGCCAGCCACCTGCCCGCCTCCGCGGATGCCGTGCAGCGCTTCACGCATGCCTGGACCCTGAAGGAAGCCGGGATCAAATACCACGGCGGCGGCTTGTTTGCCAGCATGCTGGGCCACGGCCTCAGCCTTGAAGCGGCCGCCGATGCCAACAGCGCCAACGCCTGCACCTGGCTCCTCAACGGCCAAGTGCTCGCACTCTGCGGTGCCGACATGCATGCCCTGGCGGCGCCCGCACTGCCGGCCCCGCGCTACTGGCGGCTCGTTCGTGCCGCTGCAACGATGAATGCCTGA
- a CDS encoding beta-ketoacyl-ACP synthase, whose translation MKRVVVTGAGAVCALGNDWAAVRGSLEAGRSAVVRMVQWEDIKGLNTLLGAPVPLPALPPHYTRKLTRSMGKVALMSVLASEAALQDAGLAGDALLASGKLGVAYGSSTGTPEAVAEFGRMRTERTTEDISATTYIRMMPHTTAVNIGVFFGITGRIVTTSSACTSGSQGIGYAYEAIRSGRQVAMLAGGAEELDATEAAVFDTLFATSTCNDTPQATPRPFDSGRDGLVLGEGAGTLLLEELEHAQARGARILAEIVGFGTNSDGAHVTQPKAETMAVAMRLALEDAGLAPERIGYVNAHGTATDHGDVAESHATHAVFGPGIPISSLKSYMGHTLGACGALEAWMTIEMMRDRWFAPTLNLRTPDPRCAPLDFIMDAPRRLDADYVMSNNFAFGGINTSLVFRRWED comes from the coding sequence ATGAAGCGCGTCGTCGTCACCGGAGCCGGTGCGGTCTGCGCGCTGGGCAATGACTGGGCAGCGGTGCGCGGTTCGCTGGAAGCGGGCCGCAGCGCGGTGGTGCGCATGGTGCAATGGGAGGACATCAAGGGCCTGAACACGCTGCTGGGCGCGCCCGTGCCCTTGCCCGCGCTGCCGCCGCACTATACGCGCAAGCTGACCCGCTCGATGGGCAAGGTGGCGCTGATGTCGGTGCTGGCGAGCGAAGCGGCGCTGCAGGACGCGGGCCTGGCCGGCGACGCCCTGCTGGCGAGCGGCAAGCTCGGCGTCGCCTACGGCTCTTCCACCGGCACGCCCGAGGCGGTGGCGGAGTTCGGCCGCATGCGCACCGAGCGCACCACCGAGGACATCAGCGCGACCACCTACATCCGCATGATGCCGCACACCACCGCGGTCAATATCGGCGTGTTCTTCGGCATCACCGGCCGCATCGTGACCACGTCGAGCGCCTGCACCTCGGGCAGCCAGGGCATCGGCTATGCGTATGAAGCGATCCGCAGCGGCCGCCAGGTCGCGATGCTGGCGGGCGGCGCGGAAGAGCTCGACGCCACCGAGGCCGCGGTGTTCGATACCCTCTTTGCCACCAGCACCTGCAACGACACCCCGCAGGCCACGCCGCGCCCGTTCGACAGCGGCCGCGACGGCCTGGTGCTGGGCGAAGGCGCCGGCACGCTGCTGCTCGAAGAGCTGGAGCATGCGCAGGCGCGCGGCGCCCGCATCCTGGCGGAGATCGTCGGCTTCGGCACCAACAGCGACGGCGCCCACGTGACCCAGCCCAAGGCCGAAACCATGGCCGTGGCGATGCGCCTGGCGCTGGAAGACGCGGGCCTGGCGCCGGAGCGCATCGGCTATGTCAACGCGCACGGCACCGCCACCGACCACGGCGACGTCGCCGAGTCTCACGCCACGCACGCCGTGTTCGGCCCCGGCATCCCCATCAGCTCGCTCAAGAGCTACATGGGCCATACGCTGGGCGCCTGCGGCGCGCTGGAAGCGTGGATGACCATCGAGATGATGCGCGACCGCTGGTTCGCGCCCACGCTGAACCTGCGCACGCCCGACCCGCGCTGCGCGCCGCTCGACTTCATCATGGACGCGCCGCGCCGGCTGGATGCGGACTACGTGATGAGCAACAACTTCGCCTTTGGCGGCATCAACACTTCGCTGGTGTTCCGCCGTTGGGAAGACTGA
- the fabG gene encoding 3-oxoacyl-ACP reductase FabG, whose amino-acid sequence MTNPSVLVTGSSRGIGRAIALRLARDGYDVTVHCRARREEAESVADAVRACGRKSRVVCFDVAHREEAAAALLADIAAHGVYYGVVCNAGLARDAAFPAMTGAEWDEVVHTNLDAFYNVLNPVVMPMVQRRQPGRIVTLSSVSGLVGNRGQANYSAAKAGIIGATKALAIELAKRAITVNCVAPGLIDTDMVEPHVRDEALRMIPARRLGTPDEVAATVAFLMSPDAGYITRQVISVNGGMFG is encoded by the coding sequence ATGACCAACCCCTCCGTGCTGGTCACGGGCTCGTCCCGTGGCATCGGCCGCGCCATCGCCCTGCGGCTGGCCCGCGACGGCTATGACGTGACGGTGCACTGCCGCGCGCGCCGCGAAGAGGCCGAATCCGTCGCCGACGCGGTGCGCGCGTGCGGCCGCAAGTCGCGTGTCGTGTGCTTCGACGTCGCTCATCGCGAGGAGGCCGCCGCCGCGCTGCTCGCCGACATCGCCGCCCATGGCGTCTACTACGGCGTGGTGTGCAACGCGGGACTGGCACGCGACGCGGCCTTCCCGGCCATGACCGGCGCGGAATGGGACGAAGTGGTGCACACCAACCTCGACGCCTTCTACAACGTGCTCAACCCGGTGGTGATGCCCATGGTGCAGCGCCGCCAGCCCGGGCGCATCGTCACGCTCTCGTCGGTGTCGGGGCTGGTCGGCAACCGCGGCCAGGCCAACTACAGCGCCGCCAAGGCCGGCATCATCGGCGCTACCAAGGCGCTGGCGATCGAGCTGGCCAAGCGCGCCATCACCGTCAACTGCGTCGCGCCCGGCCTGATCGACACCGACATGGTCGAGCCGCACGTGCGCGACGAAGCGCTGCGCATGATCCCCGCGCGGCGCCTGGGCACGCCCGACGAAGTCGCCGCCACGGTGGCCTTCCTGATGTCGCCCGACGCGGGCTATATCACGCGCCAGGTGATCTCGGTCAACGGGGGGATGTTCGGATGA
- a CDS encoding ApeP family dehydratase, with protein sequence MQDPQTLPPIGEVVPHGGAMLLLDALLHADDNGCTAQATVRPAQLFVDAAGMPGWVGIEYMAQAIAAWAGVRARRAGRPPGIGFLLGSRRYECDVPAFPLGSVLTVAVQAELTGDNGLGQFACRLSLDGRDVARANVSVFQPADAQAFLQGQQV encoded by the coding sequence ATGCAAGACCCGCAAACCCTGCCCCCGATCGGTGAAGTGGTGCCCCACGGCGGCGCCATGCTGCTGCTCGATGCGCTCTTGCATGCCGATGACAACGGCTGCACCGCCCAGGCGACGGTGCGCCCCGCGCAGCTCTTCGTCGACGCCGCCGGCATGCCCGGCTGGGTCGGCATCGAATACATGGCCCAGGCCATCGCCGCATGGGCCGGCGTGCGCGCCCGGCGCGCCGGGCGGCCGCCCGGGATCGGCTTCCTGCTCGGCTCGCGCCGCTATGAATGCGACGTGCCGGCCTTCCCGCTCGGCAGCGTACTGACCGTCGCCGTGCAGGCCGAACTGACCGGCGACAACGGCCTGGGCCAGTTTGCCTGCCGCCTTTCACTCGATGGCCGCGACGTGGCGCGCGCCAACGTCTCCGTCTTCCAGCCTGCGGATGCGCAGGCGTTTCTGCAAGGACAACAGGTATGA
- a CDS encoding beta-ketoacyl-ACP synthase: protein MTAFLNTVGLTCALGRGRQAVRQAMLHADAPQAGTVTDRYSPGRELLLGTVDGVPGHAIPVQTRPAHRSRNNAMLLDALAQVRAAVDDAIARVGPARVAIVMGTSTSGIREGELAAQQQLRTGAQPRGYHYGQQELGSPAVFLAGELGVRGPAYTISTACSSSAKAMAAGARLLRHGLADVVLAGGVDTLCAFTVAGFSALESVSAARCNPLSANRNGINLGEGAALFLMSREPGPVRLAGWGESSDAYHVSAPDPHGKGARQAMQQALARAGLRAGAIDYINLHGTATPANDVMEAHAVAEVFGHGVPVSSTKPLTGHTLGAAGAIEAALAWLTLDGNPHGRLPPHWWDGAADPALPPLHIAGPGNALGHAPRYVMSHSFAFGGSNCVLVLGEG from the coding sequence ATGACGGCATTCCTGAACACCGTCGGCCTTACCTGCGCCTTGGGGCGCGGCCGGCAGGCAGTACGCCAAGCCATGCTTCACGCCGACGCACCGCAGGCGGGCACGGTGACCGACCGCTACAGCCCCGGCCGCGAGCTGCTGCTCGGCACCGTGGATGGCGTGCCCGGCCACGCCATCCCCGTGCAAACCCGGCCCGCCCATCGCAGCCGCAACAACGCCATGCTGCTCGACGCGCTGGCACAGGTGCGCGCGGCCGTGGACGATGCCATCGCCCGCGTCGGACCGGCGCGCGTGGCAATCGTGATGGGTACCAGCACCTCCGGCATCCGCGAAGGCGAACTGGCGGCGCAGCAGCAGTTGCGCACCGGTGCGCAGCCGCGGGGCTACCACTACGGGCAGCAGGAACTGGGCTCGCCGGCAGTCTTCCTGGCCGGCGAGCTGGGTGTGCGCGGCCCGGCGTACACGATCTCGACCGCCTGCTCGTCCAGCGCCAAGGCCATGGCGGCCGGCGCGCGCCTGCTGCGCCACGGGCTTGCCGACGTGGTGCTGGCCGGCGGCGTCGATACCCTGTGCGCGTTTACCGTGGCGGGCTTCTCCGCGCTGGAGTCGGTCAGCGCGGCGCGCTGCAACCCGCTCTCGGCCAACCGCAACGGCATCAACCTGGGCGAAGGCGCGGCGCTGTTCCTGATGTCGCGCGAGCCGGGCCCGGTGCGGCTGGCGGGCTGGGGCGAATCGTCTGACGCCTACCACGTGTCGGCGCCGGACCCGCACGGCAAGGGCGCGCGCCAGGCCATGCAGCAGGCGCTGGCGCGCGCGGGCCTGCGCGCCGGCGCGATCGACTACATCAACCTGCACGGCACCGCCACGCCTGCCAACGACGTGATGGAAGCCCACGCCGTGGCCGAGGTGTTCGGCCACGGCGTGCCGGTCAGCTCGACCAAGCCGCTCACCGGCCACACCCTCGGCGCCGCCGGCGCGATCGAAGCCGCACTGGCGTGGCTGACGCTGGACGGCAACCCGCACGGCCGGCTCCCGCCGCACTGGTGGGACGGCGCCGCCGACCCCGCGCTGCCGCCGCTGCACATCGCCGGCCCCGGCAACGCGCTGGGGCACGCACCGCGCTACGTGATGAGCCATTCCTTTGCATTTGGCGGCAGCAACTGCGTGCTGGTGCTGGGAGAAGGATAA